In a genomic window of Zingiber officinale cultivar Zhangliang chromosome 9B, Zo_v1.1, whole genome shotgun sequence:
- the LOC122024930 gene encoding protein OCTOPUS-like — MTAEIEREVLHHHQLLQPQRRLPSSTCDLHPGETVTGFCASCLRERLSGLEAPAASSGRKSTSALRSVFQKVSSSAAPAAGPSFLRRSKFFSFARGGGGEGLSIQRPPAVAFEPQRRSCDVRGRSTLWSLFNQDDHQRVAENTSVAPSSVSHPVSVVAVASGVIASEVECRNLGIPGPCVAPPFSETREEENENDDEITPVDPVVLVVESSGEINEERKEEAEIEERTTEVKPMKDHIDLDSQQQQHQAKKLPAKDFKEIASSFWLAASVFSKKLQKWRRKQKLKKQGGDGTMRAEKAPTASRRFRDTQSEVAVDASGRRSCDTDPRFSLDAGRMSFEDPRFSWDEPRASWDGYLIGGRSVFPRLPPILSVVEDAPTQAVPRSDYLIPVEEDTTVPGGSLQTRDYYLDSSSRRRHSLDRSASIREQPVEPTESKPVPNGKLSPAGGMDFFQCNPTTLLDRDVKDWSSNSLRDDYLGSFESAFKDQRGASAKKSRRWSKAWNIWGLIQRRSSSRGEANIVERSLSESWPELRSSSFNNRMLRSNSSISSRHSFSGNAGYGGTKKNSSKFGSHYYKNRRDDFVLERNRSARYSPNRLDNGMLRFYLPPMRNSRRNGVSTNGGRQIPSHYMTRSMLGLH, encoded by the coding sequence ATGACGGCCGAGATCGAGAGGGAAGTGCTCCACCACCACCAGTTGCTGCAGCCACAGCGCCGCCTGCCGTCCTCCACCTGCGACCTTCACCCGGGTGAGACTGTCACCGGCTTCTGCGCTTCCTGTCTGCGCGAGCGCCTCTCCGGCCTGGAGGCCCCTGCCGCCTCCTCGGGCCGCAAGTCCACCTCCGCTCTCCGATCCGTCTTCCAGAAGGTCTCCTCCAGCGCCGCGCCAGCCGCCGGGCCCTCCTTCCTTCGCCGCTCCAAGTTTTTCTCCTTCGCTCGTGGGGGAGGAGGTGAAGGGTTATCGATCCAGCGGCCGCCTGCGGTGGCCTTTGAGCCGCAGCGGAGGTCCTGCGACGTTCGTGGCCGTAGCACATTGTGGTCGTTGTTTAACCAGGACGACCACCAACGGGTAGCCGAGAACACTTCTGTTGCTCCCTCCTCCGTTTCACACCCGGTCTCCGTCGTTGCTGTCGCCAGTGGTGTGATAGCTAGTGAGGTCGAGTGCCGAAACCTAGGGATTCCTGGTCCCTGCGTTGCCCCTCCTTTCTCTGAAACACGAGAAGAGGAAAATGAGAATGATGATGAGATCACGCCAGTCGATCCCGTGGTCCTGGTGGTCGAAAGCTCGGGGGAGATaaatgaggaaagaaaagagGAGGCGGAAATAGAAGAGAGAACGACTGAGGTGAAGCCAATGAAGGACCATATAGATCTCGACTCCCAGCAGCAGCAGCATCAGGCGAAGAAACTGCCGGCCAAGGATTTCAAGGAGATCGCGAGCAGCTTCTGGCTCGCTGCCTCCGTGTTCAGCAAAAAGCTCCAGAAGTGGCGCAGAAAGCAGAAGCTGAAGAAGCAAGGCGGCGATGGCACAATGCGGGCGGAGAAGGCGCCCACTGCGTCCCGGAGGTTCCGGGACACGCAGTCGGAGGTCGCTGTGGATGCCTCCGGCAGGAGATCATGCGACACTGACCCTCGATTCTCGCTGGATGCCGGCCGCATGTCCTTCGAGGACCCGAGGTTCTCCTGGGACGAGCCGAGGGCATCCTGGGACGGTTACCTCATCGGAGGGCGATCAGTGTTCCCTCGTCTCCCTCCCATTCTCTCAGTCGTCGAGGACGCCCCCACTCAAGCTGTGCCGCGATCGGACTATCTGATCCCCGTCGAGGAGGACACAACCGTTCCCGGTGGTTCGTTGCAGACTCGGGACTACTACTTGGATTCGTCCAGCCGGCGACGGCatagcctggaccgatcagcctctaTCCGGGAGCAGCCTGTCGAGCCTACTGAGTCCAAACCTGTCCCTAATGGGAAGTTATCCCCTGCTGGTGGCATGGATTTCTTCCAGTGTAACCCCACTACGTTGCTTGACCGGGATGTCAAAGATTGGAGCTCAAATTCTCTCAGGGATGACTACCTGGGAAGCTTCGAATCAGCCTTCAAGGATCAAAGAGGTGCTTCTGCCAAGAAATCTCGGAGGTGGAGCAAAGCATGGAACATTTGGGGGCTCATTCAGCGAAGAAGCAGTAGCAGAGGAGAAGCCAATATAGTCGAGAGATCTTTGTCGGAGTCCTGGCCAGAGTTGAGGTCCAGTAGCTTCAATAATAGGATGCTGCGTAGTAACAGCAGCATAAGCTCTAGGCATTCTTTCAGTGGCAATGCTGGATATGGGGGCACGAAGAAGAACAGCTCAAAATTTGGCAGCCATTATTATAAGAATAGAAGAGATGACTTTGTTTTGGAAAGGAACAGAAGTGCTAGGTACTCCCCCAACCGTCTCGACAATGGTATGCTCAGGTTTTACTTGCCACCAATGCGAAATAGCCGGAGGAATGGAGTTTCTACTAACGGGGGGAGGCAAATACCTTCCCACTACATGACAAGGAGCATGCTTGGACTGCATTGA